The Fragaria vesca subsp. vesca linkage group LG2, FraVesHawaii_1.0, whole genome shotgun sequence genome includes a window with the following:
- the LOC101308931 gene encoding cyclin-D1-1-like codes for MSSSSSSSAIFLRRLIDSEPHHLPSLDYLSLCRDRTVDVTARQDSINWILRVHAHYRFAPLTAFLSVNYFDRFLSTRSLPRQHGRWPFQLLSVACLSLAAKMEEPHVPYIIDLQIFEPKFVFEPKTVQRMELWVMSTLNWRLRSVTPFDFLPHFINKLPASSPLNLFEASSDLVFKTIRVIDFLGFTPSTVAAAAVLCAAGESVESAAAEDQENVRSCHQLMEEYLIDTCPSSSRHKAGSPAMPPPSAPGSPVGVLDAAACVSCDTHSSTVQAEPPPKRPRTSSPDNVQPL; via the exons ATGTCTTCTTCTTCCTCCTCCTCCGCCATCTTCCTCCGCCGCCTCATCGACTCCGAGCCCCACCACCTCCCCTCCCTTGACTACCTCTCCCTGTGCCGTGACCGCACCGTCGACGTCACCGCCCGTCAGGACTCCATCAACTGGATCTTGAGAGTCCACGCCCACTACCGTTTTGCTCCTCTCACGGCGTTCCTCTCCGTCAACTACTTCGACCGTTTCCTCTCCACTCGCTCCCTCCCG CGACAGCATGGGCGGTGGCCGTTTCAGCTGCTCTCCGTGGCGTGTTTGTCTTTAGCGGCCAAGATGGAGGAGCCCCATGTCCCCTACATCATCGACCTTCAAATCTTCGAGCCCAAATTCGTCTTCGAACCCAAAACTGTTCAAAGAATGGAGCTTTGGGTCATGTCTACTCTCAACTGGAGACTCCGCTCCGTCACACCCTTCGATTTCCTCCCCCATTTCATCAACAAGCTCCCCGCTTCTTCTCCTCTCAACCTTTTCGAGGCTTCTTCTGATCTAGTTTTCAAAACCATACGAG TGATTGATTTCTTGGGTTTTACACCGTCGACTGTGGCGGCGGCGGCTGTGCTCTGCGCCGCCGGCGAAAGCGTCGAGTCTGCGGCGGCGGAAGACCAA GAAAATGTGAGAAGCTGTCACCAACTCATGGAGGAGTACCTGATCGACACGTGCCCCTCATCCTCCCGCCATAAAGCCGGTAGCCCCGCCATGCCTCCTCCGTCCGCCCCCGGCAGCCCGGTGGGCGTGCTCGATGCGGCCGCATGCGTGAGTTGCGACACGCACTCGTCTACCGTCCAAGCCGAGCCGCCCCCAAAACGTCCCCGAACCTCTTCCCCGGACAATGTACAACCTTTGTAG